In one window of Nocardioides panacisoli DNA:
- the gdhA gene encoding NADP-specific glutamate dehydrogenase, which yields MDEKLQDIYDEVLERNPDEDVFHQAVSEVLGSLGPVVAKHPQYTDAAIIRRMCEPERQVIFRVPWIDDDGRVQVNRGFRVGFNSALGPYKGGLRFHPSVYLGTVKFLGFEQIFKNSLTGLPIGGGKGGSDFDPKGRSDAEVMRFCQAFMTELYRHIGEHTDVPAGDIGVGQREIGYLFGQYKKITNRFEAGTLTGKGLSWGGSRVRTEATGYGLAFFAQRVLEASNEGLDGKRVVVSGSGNVAIHAIEKVHQLGGTVVGCSDSGGYVVDEAGIDLELLKQVKLVDRGRMSDYADQRGSKVHHSDQGSVWEVACDIALPCATQNEVDADEAKALIDNGCQLVAEGANMPLTPAAVDAFAEAKVAYAPGKAANAGGVATSALEMQQNASRDTWTFEHTEQRLEEIMGNIHDRCLETAEEYGSPGDYVAGANIAGFIQVADAMLAQGVI from the coding sequence GTGGACGAGAAGCTGCAGGACATCTACGACGAGGTCCTCGAGCGCAACCCCGACGAGGACGTGTTCCACCAGGCGGTCTCGGAGGTGTTGGGCAGCCTGGGACCGGTGGTGGCCAAGCACCCGCAGTACACCGACGCCGCGATCATCCGCCGCATGTGTGAGCCGGAGCGCCAGGTCATCTTCCGGGTGCCGTGGATCGACGACGACGGTCGGGTGCAGGTCAACCGCGGCTTCCGGGTCGGCTTCAACTCCGCCCTCGGCCCCTACAAGGGCGGCCTGCGGTTCCACCCGTCGGTCTACCTGGGGACGGTGAAGTTCCTCGGCTTCGAGCAGATCTTCAAGAACTCGCTCACCGGACTCCCGATCGGCGGCGGCAAGGGTGGTTCGGACTTCGACCCCAAGGGTCGCTCCGACGCCGAGGTGATGCGGTTCTGCCAGGCGTTCATGACCGAGCTCTACCGCCACATCGGCGAGCACACCGACGTCCCGGCCGGCGACATCGGTGTCGGCCAGCGCGAGATCGGCTACCTCTTCGGCCAGTACAAGAAGATCACCAACCGCTTCGAGGCCGGCACGCTCACCGGCAAGGGCCTGTCCTGGGGCGGGTCGCGGGTCCGCACCGAGGCGACGGGCTACGGGCTGGCGTTCTTCGCGCAGCGCGTGCTGGAGGCGAGCAACGAGGGACTCGACGGCAAGCGCGTCGTGGTGTCGGGCTCGGGCAACGTCGCCATCCACGCCATCGAGAAGGTGCACCAGCTCGGCGGCACCGTCGTCGGCTGCTCCGACTCCGGCGGGTACGTCGTCGACGAGGCCGGGATCGACCTGGAGCTGCTCAAGCAGGTCAAGCTCGTCGACCGCGGCCGGATGTCGGACTACGCCGACCAGCGCGGCTCGAAGGTCCACCACAGCGACCAGGGCTCGGTGTGGGAGGTCGCGTGCGACATCGCGCTGCCGTGCGCCACGCAGAACGAGGTCGACGCCGACGAGGCGAAGGCGCTCATCGACAACGGCTGCCAGCTGGTCGCCGAGGGGGCCAACATGCCGCTGACGCCGGCGGCGGTCGATGCCTTCGCCGAGGCCAAGGTCGCCTACGCGCCGGGCAAGGCCGCCAACGCCGGCGGCGTGGCGACCAGCGCGCTGGAGATGCAGCAGAACGCCTCGCGCGACACCTGGACCTTCGAGCACACCGAGCAGCGGCTCGAGGAGATCATGGGCAACATCCACGACCGTTGCCTGGAGACGGCCGAGGAGTACGGCAGCCCCGGTGACTACGTGGCCGGCGCCAACATCGCCGGCTTCATCCAGGTCGCCGACGCGATGCTCGCCCAGGGCGTGATCTGA
- a CDS encoding arylsulfotransferase family protein, which translates to MAYRRVWTRALAATGLVLAAAGCTGDSTEGDEPAEPVAWDFVTRPDLTPPRIDITDVGEGAGEASSALVLLGVKDQREKGAPMNGPVIVDAAGAPVWINPQGDTRWTYDLRVQQYRGAPVLTWWRGDTSEYGYGEGEFVLMDQRYREIATVTTPETHADFHDMTLTEDGTALLISYPVVEQDLSDLGGPAEGYLRDSVVHEIDVATGREVFRWSALDNIPLSDSEAEIDPDEGESGTEEAPYDPYHFNSVTEDDDALLVSARNTHAVYRVLREDGGLDWILGGRSSDFEMADGAYFAWQHDAERQDDGTITLFDNQAAPAIGEQSRGLRLDVDEASGEATIVTEYLPPDGRLSESQGNLEQLADGSVFIGWGSQPFYSHYDADGELLRDAELAGGISYRAYLDEWVGRPAERPKLTIADGRGHASWNGATEVAQWRFVAGYDADSAETVAVVDRDGFETSAEMPDAAYLAVEALDAEGEVLATARPGAWP; encoded by the coding sequence ATGGCGTACCGGAGGGTGTGGACCCGCGCACTGGCGGCGACCGGCCTGGTGCTGGCGGCTGCCGGCTGCACCGGCGACAGCACTGAGGGCGACGAGCCGGCGGAGCCGGTCGCCTGGGACTTCGTGACCCGGCCGGACCTGACGCCCCCACGCATCGACATCACCGACGTCGGCGAGGGCGCCGGCGAGGCGTCCTCGGCGCTGGTGCTGCTCGGCGTGAAGGACCAGCGGGAGAAGGGCGCGCCGATGAACGGCCCCGTCATCGTCGACGCTGCCGGGGCCCCGGTCTGGATCAATCCGCAGGGCGACACCCGGTGGACGTATGACCTGCGGGTGCAGCAGTACCGCGGCGCGCCGGTGCTGACCTGGTGGCGTGGCGACACCAGTGAGTACGGGTACGGCGAGGGCGAGTTCGTGCTGATGGACCAGCGCTACCGCGAGATCGCGACCGTCACGACGCCGGAGACGCACGCGGACTTCCACGACATGACGCTCACCGAGGACGGCACCGCCCTGCTGATCAGCTACCCCGTCGTCGAGCAGGACCTCTCCGACCTCGGCGGCCCGGCGGAGGGCTACCTGCGCGACTCGGTCGTCCACGAGATCGACGTCGCCACCGGCCGGGAGGTGTTCCGGTGGAGTGCACTGGACAACATCCCGCTCTCGGACTCCGAGGCCGAGATCGACCCCGACGAGGGCGAGTCCGGCACCGAGGAGGCGCCGTACGACCCGTATCACTTCAACTCCGTGACCGAGGACGACGACGCCCTGCTCGTCTCGGCGCGCAACACCCACGCCGTCTACCGGGTGCTGCGCGAGGACGGTGGCCTCGACTGGATCCTCGGCGGACGGAGCAGCGATTTCGAGATGGCCGACGGTGCCTACTTCGCCTGGCAGCACGACGCCGAGCGGCAGGACGACGGCACCATCACCCTGTTCGACAACCAGGCGGCGCCCGCGATCGGCGAGCAGTCCCGCGGGCTGCGACTCGACGTGGACGAGGCGAGCGGCGAGGCGACCATCGTGACCGAGTACCTCCCGCCCGACGGCCGGCTGTCGGAGAGCCAGGGCAACCTGGAGCAGCTCGCGGACGGCAGCGTCTTCATCGGCTGGGGGTCGCAGCCCTTCTACTCCCACTACGACGCCGACGGCGAGCTGCTGCGCGACGCCGAGCTCGCCGGCGGCATCAGCTACCGCGCCTACCTCGACGAGTGGGTCGGCCGCCCCGCCGAACGGCCCAAGCTCACCATCGCCGACGGTCGCGGCCACGCCAGCTGGAACGGCGCCACCGAGGTCGCGCAGTGGCGCTTCGTCGCCGGCTACGACGCCGACAGCGCCGAGACGGTGGCCGTGGTGGACCGCGACGGGTTCGAGACCTCCGCGGAGATGCCGGATGCGGCCTACCTGGCCGTGGAGGCCCTGGACGCCGAGGGCGAGGTCCTCGCCACCGCCCGACCGGGCGCCTGGCCGTGA
- a CDS encoding type II secretion system F family protein, with translation MVAVAVVAAGLAVLLAAPGAARPPSATAGRRPEAVDHDAHDLGPIRRWRWGWALAAGLGAAAFVGGGPGLLAGAVAGGAVAHVAGRVEPRGARRHREAVRHDLPHVVALVGSALGSGADPAAAIWLVSRSLPGPAAEELAAVAARLEFGADPAQVWGDLAADPALGPLGATLLRAHRTGTSVVAATDRLADDLADAARGEVEDRARAVGVRAAVPLGVCLLPAFLLLGIVPLVAALLGDLQIW, from the coding sequence ATGGTCGCGGTGGCCGTGGTCGCCGCGGGCCTCGCGGTGCTGCTCGCCGCGCCGGGAGCGGCCCGGCCACCGTCCGCGACGGCCGGGCGGCGCCCCGAGGCGGTCGACCACGACGCCCACGACCTGGGGCCGATCCGTCGGTGGCGGTGGGGGTGGGCCCTCGCCGCGGGGCTCGGCGCCGCCGCCTTCGTCGGCGGTGGCCCGGGCCTCCTCGCCGGCGCGGTGGCCGGTGGAGCGGTGGCCCACGTCGCCGGCCGGGTCGAGCCGCGCGGCGCACGACGCCATCGGGAGGCGGTGCGGCACGACCTGCCACACGTGGTCGCCCTGGTGGGCTCGGCGTTGGGGTCCGGTGCCGATCCGGCGGCCGCGATCTGGCTGGTGTCCCGGTCGCTGCCGGGGCCGGCTGCGGAAGAACTGGCCGCGGTGGCGGCGCGGCTGGAGTTCGGTGCCGATCCCGCGCAGGTCTGGGGCGACCTGGCGGCCGATCCCGCGCTGGGGCCGCTGGGTGCCACCCTGCTGCGCGCCCACCGCACCGGCACCTCGGTGGTGGCGGCCACGGACCGGCTCGCCGACGACCTCGCCGATGCGGCTCGCGGCGAGGTCGAGGACCGGGCGCGGGCGGTCGGCGTCCGTGCCGCGGTCCCGTTGGGGGTGTGCCTGCTCCCGGCGTTCCTGCTGCTGGGGATCGTGCCGTTGGTGGCGGCACTGCTGGGCGACCTCCAGATCTGGTGA
- a CDS encoding HAD family hydrolase has product MGGQAAPTAAFFDLDKTIIAKSSALAFSKPFQAGGLISRRAVLRSAYAQFVFLVGGADHDQMEKMRGFMSQLVAGWDVETVREIVAETLFNIVEPIVYDEAMELIESHHRAGRDVVIVSSSGSDVVEPIGALLGADRVVATQLEIVDGKYTGDIRYYAYAEEKATAIRDLAAEQGYDLTQCFGYSDSVTDVPMLEAVGRPAAVNPDKDLRRAAEERQWPILFFTKPVALQTRLPLPPAKPTLAALAVGGVVAVGAAVWAGVRRRETT; this is encoded by the coding sequence ATGGGTGGACAGGCGGCTCCCACCGCGGCGTTCTTCGACCTCGACAAGACGATCATCGCCAAGTCGAGCGCGCTCGCCTTCAGCAAGCCCTTCCAGGCCGGCGGCCTGATCTCCCGACGCGCGGTGCTGCGCTCGGCCTACGCCCAGTTCGTCTTCCTCGTCGGTGGCGCCGACCACGACCAGATGGAGAAGATGCGCGGCTTCATGTCGCAACTGGTGGCCGGCTGGGACGTGGAGACTGTGCGCGAGATCGTTGCCGAGACCCTGTTCAACATCGTCGAGCCGATCGTCTACGACGAGGCGATGGAGCTCATCGAGAGCCACCACCGCGCCGGCCGCGACGTGGTGATCGTGTCCTCCTCGGGCTCCGACGTCGTCGAGCCGATCGGGGCCCTCCTCGGCGCGGACCGGGTGGTCGCCACCCAGCTGGAGATCGTGGACGGCAAGTACACCGGCGACATCCGCTACTACGCCTACGCCGAGGAGAAGGCGACCGCGATCCGCGACCTGGCCGCGGAACAGGGCTACGACCTCACCCAGTGCTTCGGCTACAGCGACTCGGTCACCGACGTGCCGATGCTCGAGGCCGTCGGCCGTCCCGCCGCGGTCAACCCGGACAAGGACCTGCGGCGCGCCGCCGAGGAACGGCAGTGGCCGATCCTGTTCTTCACCAAGCCGGTCGCGTTGCAGACCCGGCTCCCGCTGCCGCCGGCCAAGCCGACGCTGGCTGCCCTGGCCGTGGGCGGCGTGGTGGCCGTGGGCGCCGCGGTGTGGGCCGGCGTACGCCGTCGCGAGACCACGTGA
- the ssd gene encoding septum site-determining protein Ssd has product MTTTEPDPTAPLVVTADDDLLAELLPLAAAADVVPVTTREAHAALPAWGRSPAVLVGADQADAVALLAPERRAHVYVLTRGPAPDDLFRTALRLGADQVIDLPGSTEWLTELLADLGEQAPHRGRVIGVMGGSGGAGATTFAAALAQRAAARDQAVVIDCDPQGPGMDRVLGLERAEGFRWDALCRTTGRLSARSLREALPHRGRLRALSWYAGEATTTLQPFAAREALSAARRGHGVVVVDLPRTPDPFVDEVAGRCDELLLVCTDTVLGVSATARMRQRFAHHAGLGLVLRGEALAAADVARTVHAPVRVQMRDQRRLAEILDLGGGPAPTHRGPLARAAATIVAA; this is encoded by the coding sequence ATGACCACGACCGAGCCCGACCCCACCGCGCCGCTGGTGGTGACCGCCGATGACGACCTGCTCGCCGAGCTGTTGCCGCTGGCCGCCGCTGCGGACGTCGTCCCCGTCACCACCCGCGAGGCCCACGCCGCGTTGCCCGCCTGGGGCCGGAGCCCCGCCGTGCTCGTGGGTGCCGACCAGGCCGACGCGGTGGCGCTCCTCGCGCCCGAACGTCGGGCCCACGTCTACGTCCTGACCCGGGGACCCGCCCCCGACGACCTCTTCCGCACCGCCCTGCGCCTGGGCGCGGACCAGGTCATCGACCTGCCCGGGTCCACCGAGTGGCTCACCGAGCTGCTCGCCGACCTCGGCGAGCAGGCTCCCCATCGCGGTCGGGTGATCGGGGTGATGGGCGGATCGGGCGGTGCCGGCGCCACCACCTTCGCTGCCGCGCTCGCGCAGCGGGCGGCGGCCCGGGACCAGGCCGTCGTCATCGACTGCGACCCGCAGGGCCCCGGCATGGACCGCGTGCTCGGCCTGGAGCGCGCCGAGGGCTTCCGGTGGGACGCGCTGTGCCGCACCACCGGTCGGCTCAGTGCCCGGTCACTGCGTGAGGCGCTGCCGCACCGGGGCCGGCTGCGGGCGCTGTCCTGGTACGCCGGCGAGGCCACCACGACCCTGCAGCCCTTCGCCGCGCGCGAGGCGCTGTCCGCCGCCCGCCGCGGCCACGGTGTCGTCGTGGTCGACCTGCCGCGCACCCCGGACCCCTTCGTCGACGAGGTCGCCGGGCGCTGCGACGAGCTGCTGCTGGTCTGCACTGACACCGTGCTCGGTGTCAGTGCGACCGCCCGGATGCGCCAACGCTTCGCCCACCATGCCGGACTCGGACTGGTGCTGCGCGGCGAGGCGCTGGCCGCCGCCGACGTGGCCCGCACCGTGCACGCACCGGTGCGCGTGCAGATGCGCGACCAACGGCGCCTGGCCGAGATCCTCGACCTCGGCGGCGGCCCCGCACCGACCCACCGCGGGCCGCTCGCCCGCGCCGCCGCGACGATCGTCGCCGCATGA
- a CDS encoding type II secretion system F family protein — MPTPSRSWSGEAAVMVALCLACAGLAAACAVPPRGLARASGRRTPALAAAVVALGVAGGWAADRPRLLVLGLVGTAVAAVGHRMWRQRRADRAAAGERAHVVAACEGMQAELAAGQSPGAALASAAGSWPLLAPVDRTAAAGGDVAAALRSAAVRPGAGDLRLLAAAWEVAHRTGHGLADAVGRVAAELRATERTRRIVTGELAAARATARLVAALPLVALAMGSGAGTDPWSFLLGHPLGIACLVAGLACGLAGLAWIEAIARDVDRTR, encoded by the coding sequence GTGCCGACGCCCTCGCGGAGCTGGTCGGGTGAGGCGGCGGTGATGGTGGCGCTGTGCCTCGCCTGTGCGGGCCTCGCGGCAGCGTGTGCCGTGCCGCCGCGGGGGCTCGCCCGCGCATCCGGACGGCGTACGCCGGCACTGGCCGCTGCGGTCGTCGCGCTCGGTGTCGCCGGCGGATGGGCCGCCGACCGTCCCCGGCTGCTCGTGCTCGGGCTGGTCGGCACGGCGGTCGCCGCGGTCGGCCACCGGATGTGGCGGCAGCGGCGCGCCGACCGCGCCGCGGCAGGGGAGCGCGCCCACGTGGTCGCCGCCTGCGAGGGCATGCAGGCCGAGCTCGCCGCGGGTCAGTCGCCGGGGGCGGCGCTCGCGTCGGCGGCCGGGAGTTGGCCGCTGCTCGCGCCGGTCGACCGGACGGCCGCGGCGGGTGGGGACGTCGCCGCTGCGCTCCGGTCGGCCGCCGTGCGTCCCGGGGCCGGTGACCTCCGGTTGCTCGCGGCGGCGTGGGAGGTCGCCCACCGCACGGGCCACGGCCTCGCCGATGCCGTGGGACGCGTCGCGGCGGAGCTGCGGGCGACCGAGCGGACCCGCCGCATCGTCACCGGCGAACTGGCCGCGGCCCGGGCGACCGCCCGGCTGGTGGCGGCCCTCCCGCTGGTCGCACTCGCCATGGGCAGCGGGGCCGGCACCGACCCGTGGTCCTTCCTGCTCGGGCACCCCCTCGGCATCGCCTGCCTGGTCGCCGGCCTGGCCTGCGGGCTGGCCGGACTCGCCTGGATCGAGGCCATCGCCCGCGACGTCGACCGGACCCGCTGA
- a CDS encoding Rv3654c family TadE-like protein has product MRTERGAATVLVAAVIGVLLLLGAALGFVVGIVVTQRHAQSAADLAALAAAEAVADGRDGCAAGATIARSNGGRLTSCEVAGTTVTVSVAVTGPRWQEWSVDLTAEARAGPAP; this is encoded by the coding sequence GTGCGGACTGAGCGCGGAGCGGCGACCGTGCTGGTGGCGGCGGTGATCGGCGTGCTGCTCCTGCTGGGTGCGGCACTGGGTTTCGTCGTCGGCATCGTGGTCACCCAGCGCCACGCCCAGTCGGCGGCGGACCTGGCCGCGCTCGCGGCTGCCGAGGCCGTCGCCGACGGGCGGGACGGGTGCGCTGCCGGCGCGACGATCGCGCGGTCCAACGGCGGCCGCCTCACGTCGTGCGAGGTCGCCGGCACCACCGTGACTGTGTCGGTGGCCGTCACCGGGCCCCGCTGGCAGGAGTGGTCGGTCGACCTGACTGCCGAGGCCCGGGCGGGCCCGGCCCCCTAG
- a CDS encoding DUF4244 domain-containing protein, with translation MTQRDADDQRGNPRDEQGITTAEYAVGTAAGAGLAGLLYQLLTGGFGDQLLRRLFDHVLGLLGLG, from the coding sequence ATGACACAGCGCGACGCCGACGACCAACGCGGCAACCCCAGGGACGAGCAGGGCATCACCACGGCGGAGTACGCCGTCGGCACGGCCGCGGGCGCCGGCCTGGCCGGGCTGCTCTACCAGCTGCTCACCGGCGGGTTCGGTGACCAGCTGTTGCGTCGGCTCTTCGACCACGTGCTCGGACTCCTCGGGCTCGGGTGA
- a CDS encoding TadE family protein, whose amino-acid sequence MRRRERGAVTAELALGLPILCAVTLGLVWLLSLGVAQARTVDAARETARAVARGDDTGAAVALGERVAPDGVSVEVEAGGARVVARASGRVRGPGGLFDFLPGAEVSAEAVAVAEDAGAD is encoded by the coding sequence ATGCGCCGTCGTGAGCGGGGCGCGGTCACCGCCGAGCTGGCCCTCGGCCTGCCGATCCTGTGCGCGGTCACCCTCGGGCTGGTGTGGCTGCTCTCGCTGGGGGTCGCCCAGGCGCGGACCGTGGACGCCGCCCGAGAGACCGCGCGGGCGGTGGCACGCGGGGACGACACCGGGGCCGCTGTGGCGTTGGGGGAGCGGGTCGCCCCGGACGGGGTGTCGGTCGAGGTGGAGGCGGGCGGCGCGCGGGTCGTCGCCCGGGCCTCCGGGCGGGTGCGCGGCCCGGGCGGACTGTTCGACTTCCTGCCGGGAGCGGAGGTGTCGGCCGAGGCCGTCGCCGTCGCCGAGGACGCCGGTGCGGACTGA
- a CDS encoding class I SAM-dependent methyltransferase, with protein MRAYEELVAEAEEADVTGWGFEWLDGRATEERPPWGYGRALSERLGSVASALDIDTGGGEVVAEAAALPARMVVTEGWAPNADRARALLGSRGVEVVATDGGPLPFPERSFELVTSRHPVRPDWDEIHRVLVPGGHYFAQHVGPASAFELIEFFLGPVPEARRARHPDHEAAAAERAGLVVETLRTARCRMEFHDIGAVVWTLRKCPWWVPDFSVAAYDTALRDLDEQLRGGQPFVAHSTRHLVDARR; from the coding sequence ATGCGGGCGTATGAGGAACTGGTTGCCGAGGCGGAGGAGGCCGACGTCACCGGCTGGGGATTCGAATGGCTGGACGGACGCGCCACGGAGGAGCGGCCACCGTGGGGCTACGGACGCGCCCTGAGTGAGCGCCTCGGCTCCGTCGCATCGGCGCTGGACATCGACACCGGCGGCGGCGAGGTCGTGGCCGAGGCCGCCGCGCTCCCTGCCCGGATGGTCGTCACCGAGGGCTGGGCGCCCAATGCCGACCGTGCACGGGCACTGCTGGGATCACGCGGCGTGGAGGTCGTCGCCACCGACGGTGGCCCCCTCCCCTTTCCGGAGCGGAGCTTCGAACTGGTCACCTCCCGGCACCCGGTCCGACCGGACTGGGACGAGATCCACCGCGTCCTGGTCCCCGGAGGCCACTACTTCGCGCAGCACGTCGGCCCGGCATCGGCCTTCGAACTCATCGAGTTCTTCCTGGGGCCGGTCCCCGAGGCCCGCCGTGCTCGCCACCCCGACCACGAGGCCGCAGCCGCCGAGCGTGCGGGACTCGTCGTCGAGACGCTCCGCACCGCCCGGTGCCGGATGGAGTTCCACGACATCGGCGCGGTCGTGTGGACGCTGCGGAAGTGTCCGTGGTGGGTGCCGGACTTCTCGGTGGCGGCGTACGACACCGCGCTCCGGGACCTCGACGAGCAGCTCCGTGGCGGTCAGCCGTTCGTGGCCCACTCGACCCGCCACCTCGTCGACGCCCGTCGCTGA
- a CDS encoding TadA family conjugal transfer-associated ATPase: MIGGPAASAPTALVEEVRRRLADDAGGLTPHRVAEALRAAGRPVGDATVLAVYESLRRDVLGAGPLEDLVRRPGVTDVLVNGPGPVYVDRGTGPEPTDVHLPDEAGVRRLAQRLVSSGGRRLDDAAPYADVRLPDGTRCHAVLAPLARPGTAISLRVPRRGGFTLDELLTAGTLCPETRRWLAGVVERRLAFLVTGGTGSGKTTLLAALLGAVPPEERLVVVEDATELRPDHPHVVGLEARPANLEGAGAVVLRDLVRQALRMRPDRLVVGEVRDAAVVELLAAMNTGHDGGCGTLHANAPADVPARIEALALAAGLAREAAHSQLGAALDVVVHLSRDRAGRRWVSQLGTVTRDAAGLVRVVPAAHVDATGGVTFGPGADALAELVG, from the coding sequence ATGATCGGCGGCCCCGCCGCGTCGGCGCCCACCGCCCTCGTGGAGGAGGTGCGCCGTCGACTCGCCGACGATGCCGGCGGACTCACACCGCACCGGGTCGCCGAGGCACTCCGCGCGGCCGGGCGACCGGTCGGCGACGCCACCGTGCTCGCCGTCTACGAGTCGCTGCGGCGTGACGTCCTCGGCGCCGGACCGCTGGAGGACCTCGTGCGCCGGCCCGGCGTCACCGACGTGCTGGTCAACGGCCCCGGCCCGGTCTACGTCGACCGCGGCACCGGCCCCGAACCCACTGACGTCCACCTGCCCGACGAGGCCGGCGTACGACGCCTCGCGCAGCGGTTGGTCAGCAGCGGGGGTCGCCGGCTCGACGACGCCGCGCCGTACGCCGACGTCCGGCTGCCCGACGGCACCCGCTGCCACGCGGTGCTGGCGCCGCTGGCCCGGCCGGGCACCGCGATCTCGCTGCGGGTGCCGCGGCGCGGTGGGTTCACCCTCGACGAGCTCCTCACTGCGGGCACGCTCTGCCCCGAGACCCGTCGCTGGCTCGCTGGCGTGGTCGAGCGGCGGCTCGCGTTCCTCGTCACCGGCGGCACCGGCAGCGGCAAGACCACCCTGCTGGCCGCGCTGCTCGGCGCGGTGCCGCCCGAGGAACGACTGGTCGTGGTCGAGGACGCCACCGAGCTGCGGCCCGACCACCCCCACGTCGTCGGACTCGAGGCCCGGCCGGCGAACCTCGAGGGTGCCGGCGCGGTGGTGCTGCGTGACCTCGTGCGCCAAGCGCTGCGGATGCGCCCCGACCGGCTGGTGGTGGGGGAGGTGCGCGACGCCGCGGTGGTCGAGCTGCTGGCCGCGATGAACACCGGCCACGACGGTGGCTGCGGCACCCTCCACGCCAACGCACCGGCCGACGTCCCGGCGCGGATCGAGGCGCTCGCACTGGCCGCGGGACTGGCCCGGGAGGCGGCCCACAGCCAGCTCGGCGCCGCACTCGACGTCGTGGTCCACCTCAGCCGCGACCGCGCCGGTCGCCGGTGGGTGAGCCAGCTCGGCACCGTCACCCGGGACGCCGCCGGACTGGTGCGGGTCGTCCCGGCCGCCCACGTCGACGCCACGGGCGGGGTCACCTTCGGGCCCGGTGCCGACGCCCTCGCGGAGCTGGTCGGGTGA
- a CDS encoding class I SAM-dependent methyltransferase: MTPSEPPGTSFGVVVDHYDRGRPAYPADAVDWLVGEGPLSVLELGAGSGKLTEALVAAGHDVHATDPDEAMLDRLAEKLPELRISQAGAEEIPAPDAGYDVVIAAQSYHWFDLELALPEIARVLKRGGFLSLVWNVKDERIPWVKRLGRIVGEQEKLGGPGKELETSRYFGPIEHHQFKNWQTVDRETIRDFAMSRSNISTLPEDDRAAKVAEVVAFYDEYGRGMDGMQLPYVTECFRAALGIRPEPKLPPQPPAEQAGPTGDDDVPTESAPARDGGPAVAGPEETGRDALTDTGSIDPPTDDDSGMLLIDFR, from the coding sequence ATGACTCCCTCCGAACCGCCCGGCACCTCGTTCGGCGTCGTGGTCGACCACTACGACCGCGGCCGTCCCGCCTACCCCGCCGACGCCGTCGACTGGCTGGTCGGCGAGGGTCCGCTGTCGGTGCTGGAGCTCGGCGCCGGGAGCGGCAAGCTGACCGAGGCGCTGGTCGCGGCCGGTCACGACGTCCACGCCACCGACCCCGACGAGGCGATGCTGGACCGACTCGCGGAGAAGCTGCCCGAGCTGCGCATCTCCCAGGCCGGCGCGGAGGAGATCCCCGCACCCGATGCCGGCTACGACGTGGTCATCGCGGCGCAGTCCTACCACTGGTTCGACCTGGAGCTGGCGTTGCCGGAGATCGCCCGGGTGCTCAAGCGCGGCGGCTTCCTGTCCCTGGTGTGGAACGTCAAGGACGAGCGGATCCCGTGGGTCAAGCGCCTGGGCCGCATCGTCGGCGAGCAGGAGAAGCTGGGTGGTCCCGGCAAGGAGTTGGAGACCTCGCGCTACTTCGGCCCCATCGAGCACCACCAGTTCAAGAACTGGCAGACCGTGGACCGGGAGACGATCCGCGACTTCGCCATGTCGCGGTCCAACATCTCCACGCTTCCCGAGGACGACCGGGCCGCCAAGGTGGCCGAGGTCGTCGCCTTCTACGACGAGTACGGCCGCGGCATGGACGGCATGCAGCTGCCCTACGTCACCGAGTGCTTCCGCGCCGCGCTCGGCATCCGCCCCGAGCCCAAGCTGCCGCCGCAGCCGCCGGCCGAGCAGGCCGGGCCCACCGGCGATGACGACGTACCCACGGAGTCCGCGCCCGCCCGCGACGGCGGGCCGGCGGTCGCGGGGCCGGAGGAGACCGGCCGCGACGCCCTGACGGACACGGGCAGCATCGACCCGCCCACCGACGACGACTCCGGCATGCTCCTCATCGACTTCCGATGA